A window of the Chitinivorax sp. B genome harbors these coding sequences:
- a CDS encoding PQQ-dependent sugar dehydrogenase produces the protein MRIFRDMLGLWMLVCMTACGGSNGGGGGESTTGSILITLAGLPDGSQANASLMAPNGTVHTIHATQTVTNLIPGSYQLAVNDVLANNIRYLPQPATQSINVTAGTQANATVQFRTANTQSLTLRAVISGLSSPVYLTAPSGDSRLFVVEQAGRIRIVKSGVLLTTPFLDIRSIVASGGERGLLSMAFDPDYTNNGLFYVYFTDLQGNIAIQRYQVASNNADLADPNSGLRILSIARNPALSNHNGGLLHFGPDNMLYLGTGDGGGGGDPAGNGQKLSTLLGKLLRIDVRNATTTNPYRIPPDNPFVSQAGKLPEIWAYGLRNPWRFTIDFTSNTLFIADVGQNEREEVNAASIGQAGLNYGWNITEGTRCYPSGTCDTTGQTLPVLEYNHNDGCSITGGVVYRGNAISALQGHYFYSDYCSGWLKSFAYRNGAVVEQTTWPVANVGNIVSFGQDGQQEVYLLSSKGGTIYQIAAN, from the coding sequence ATGCGAATCTTTCGAGACATGCTTGGATTGTGGATGCTCGTTTGCATGACAGCCTGTGGCGGTAGCAACGGGGGAGGTGGTGGCGAATCCACAACGGGCAGTATTCTCATCACGCTCGCAGGTCTGCCTGATGGCTCACAGGCCAATGCCAGCCTGATGGCCCCCAATGGGACCGTACATACCATCCATGCCACACAAACCGTCACCAATCTGATTCCCGGTAGCTATCAGCTGGCTGTCAATGACGTATTGGCCAACAATATTCGCTACCTGCCTCAGCCTGCAACCCAATCCATCAATGTAACAGCCGGTACACAAGCCAATGCAACCGTTCAATTCCGCACGGCCAATACCCAGTCGTTGACCTTGCGTGCAGTCATCAGCGGCTTAAGTAGCCCGGTGTATTTGACCGCACCTTCTGGCGATAGTCGGTTGTTCGTTGTGGAACAAGCTGGCCGCATTCGCATCGTAAAAAGCGGTGTGCTGTTGACCACCCCCTTCCTCGATATCCGCAGCATTGTCGCCAGTGGCGGCGAACGTGGCCTGCTGTCGATGGCATTTGACCCGGACTATACAAACAATGGGCTGTTCTATGTCTATTTCACCGATTTACAGGGCAATATTGCCATTCAGCGCTATCAGGTCGCCAGCAACAATGCTGATTTAGCTGACCCCAACAGCGGCTTGCGCATCCTGTCGATTGCACGCAATCCAGCCCTGAGCAATCACAATGGCGGCCTGTTGCATTTTGGGCCAGACAATATGTTGTATTTGGGCACTGGCGATGGCGGTGGTGGTGGCGACCCTGCGGGCAATGGGCAAAAGTTGAGCACCTTGTTAGGCAAATTACTGCGTATCGACGTGCGAAATGCCACTACTACCAATCCGTATCGCATTCCACCCGATAATCCATTTGTATCGCAAGCTGGCAAACTACCTGAAATCTGGGCTTATGGCCTGCGTAACCCCTGGCGCTTCACGATAGATTTCACCAGCAATACCTTGTTCATCGCAGATGTAGGGCAAAACGAACGCGAAGAAGTCAATGCGGCTTCGATTGGCCAAGCAGGCCTCAACTATGGATGGAATATTACGGAAGGTACCCGCTGCTACCCAAGCGGCACCTGTGATACTACCGGCCAAACATTACCAGTGCTGGAGTACAACCATAATGATGGTTGCTCGATCACGGGTGGTGTGGTTTACCGTGGCAACGCAATCTCGGCCTTGCAAGGACATTATTTTTATTCGGATTACTGCAGCGGCTGGTTGAAGAGCTTTGCCTATCGAAACGGAGCGGTTGTGGAACAAACCACTTGGCCGGTGGCCAATGTCGGCAATATCGTTTCATTTGGTCAAGATGGACAGCAGGAAGTGTACCTATTGAGTAGCAAAGGGGGCACGATCTACCAGATCGCCGCCAACTGA